One genomic window of Pseudomonas sp. LFM046 includes the following:
- a CDS encoding NAD(P)H-dependent oxidoreductase: MNVLIVHAHPEPQSFTSALRDLAVETLQGQGHQVQVSDLYAMNWNPVASASDFSGRANPDYLVYALEQREGVKAGSLAPDIQAELDKLLWADLLIFNFPLYWFSVPAMLKGWIDRVLVSGVCYGGKRFYDQGGLAGKKALVTLTLGGREHMFGEGAIHGPLEDMLRPLLRGTLAYVGLEVLPPFVGWHVPYISNEARQDFLRDYQARLQNLEQEAPLQFPRLDQFDDRLYPLAR; the protein is encoded by the coding sequence ATGAATGTATTGATCGTCCACGCTCACCCCGAACCGCAGTCCTTCACCAGCGCCCTGCGCGACCTGGCGGTGGAAACGCTGCAGGGGCAGGGGCACCAGGTGCAGGTTTCCGACCTCTACGCGATGAACTGGAACCCGGTGGCGTCGGCCTCCGACTTTTCCGGGCGGGCCAACCCGGACTACCTGGTCTATGCCCTGGAGCAGCGCGAGGGCGTCAAGGCCGGCAGCCTCGCCCCGGACATCCAGGCGGAGCTGGACAAGCTGCTCTGGGCCGACCTCCTGATCTTCAACTTCCCGCTCTACTGGTTCTCGGTGCCGGCCATGCTCAAGGGCTGGATCGACCGGGTGCTGGTCTCGGGCGTCTGCTACGGCGGCAAGCGCTTCTACGACCAGGGCGGGCTGGCCGGCAAGAAGGCCCTGGTGACCCTGACCCTGGGCGGGCGTGAGCACATGTTTGGCGAGGGCGCCATCCACGGTCCGCTGGAAGACATGCTGCGCCCGCTGCTGCGCGGCACCCTGGCCTATGTCGGCCTGGAGGTGCTGCCGCCCTTCGTGGGCTGGCATGTGCCCTACATCAGCAACGAGGCCCGCCAGGATTTCCTGCGCGACTACCAGGCACGCCTGCAGAACTTGGAGCAGGAGGCACCGCTCCAGTTCCCGCGCCTGGACCAGTTCGACGACAGGTTGTACCCGCTGGCGCGATGA
- a CDS encoding Rrf2 family transcriptional regulator, which produces MSQSTRLITASYILSFVAANAPQKLRTETIAKWVKVHPTRVRNLVSQLVKADILKSQRGAGGGLTLARPPQQITLREVYDAVQESSLIAEKIDNPFSGMEDHCKVYDVFTRLFALLEANVRLDLEKITADQLFVAFDSPLEAED; this is translated from the coding sequence ATGAGCCAGTCGACCCGCCTGATCACGGCGTCCTACATCCTCTCCTTCGTGGCCGCGAACGCTCCGCAGAAACTGCGTACCGAGACCATCGCCAAATGGGTGAAGGTGCATCCGACACGGGTGCGCAATCTGGTCTCGCAATTGGTCAAGGCCGACATCCTCAAATCCCAGCGCGGTGCCGGCGGTGGACTTACCCTCGCCCGCCCGCCGCAGCAGATCACCCTGCGAGAGGTCTACGATGCGGTGCAGGAAAGCTCCCTGATCGCCGAAAAGATCGACAACCCCTTCTCGGGCATGGAAGACCACTGCAAGGTCTATGACGTCTTTACCCGGCTGTTCGCCCTGCTCGAAGCCAACGTCCGCCTGGATCTGGAAAAGATCACCGCCGACCAACTGTTCGTCGCCTTCGACTCGCCGCTCGAAGCCGAGGACTGA